A genomic stretch from Anaerohalosphaeraceae bacterium includes:
- a CDS encoding acyl carrier protein: MAISREEIFKKVQDVLVDALGLDEEDVTEEATLMGDLGAESIDFLDIVFRLEKTFNIKVPREELFPAESVLNNPEFVSGGKLTAKGLAELKARMPHTDLSNFAKDPDVNKIADLFTVGAIVNFLDAKLNG; encoded by the coding sequence ATGGCAATCAGCCGCGAGGAAATTTTCAAGAAAGTTCAGGATGTTTTGGTGGATGCACTCGGTTTGGATGAAGAGGATGTGACGGAAGAGGCCACCCTGATGGGGGATTTAGGAGCGGAAAGCATCGACTTTCTCGACATTGTGTTCCGTCTCGAAAAAACGTTCAACATCAAGGTCCCCCGCGAAGAGCTCTTCCCCGCCGAAAGTGTGCTGAACAACCCGGAATTTGTCAGCGGCGGAAAGCTGACAGCCAAGGGGCTGGCGGAACTGAAGGCCCGTATGCCTCATACAGACCTGAGCAATTTTGCCAAAGACCCCGACGTCAACAAAATTGCCGACCTGTTTACCGTCGGCGCCATTGTCAACTTTCTGGATGCAAAACTGAACGGCTGA
- a CDS encoding DUF4914 family protein, producing the protein MNTIDYRKHWSRTNLPEHIKQILGSCRSLTFPLNRDDIINLAMGGLKRGTFEVAYEVPGKRMVLEATVTRCKNGLAVNYPEPYMRRRDPDCMFVADERETDKARFQEHFKQPFEPLRQETFQWLQKQDLAVIFFTIGSFDVQSGQGAMLIAPQNAGFFVGGLADLQGMITPDRIPENFRIRSVIYLAPPFRHTYFNGKQVVVHNRLPGLHEIFSFNLYPGPSAKKGIYGVLLSIGEEEDWPTLHGSTVQVVTPYDNITTIMHEGASGGGKSEMLEYVHRQEDGRLLLGTNVITGEQRFLTLNQACRLNPVTDDMAMCLPNIQNAGGYLLAKDAEQAWFVRLNHIRRYGIDPHLESITIHPGEPLIFLNLQGIPDATCLIWEHTEDSPGHPCPNPRVILPRRLVPGAVEGPVEVMIRSFGLRTPPCTKEHPTYGIAGYLHILPAALAWLWRLVAPRGYSNPSITDTEGMTSEGVGSYWPFAAGRLVDHANLLLRQIRATPKVRYALMPNQHVGAWEVSFMPQWIGREYLGRRGLARFQPHQLTPARCPLLGYAFNSMQVEGTPIPLIFLQTHTQPEVGLEGYDGGAEILRNFFVQELQKFRHPDLDPLGKDIIECCLDGGTVQDYDALLYDVFF; encoded by the coding sequence ATGAATACCATAGACTACAGAAAACACTGGTCCAGAACCAATCTGCCCGAACACATTAAGCAGATTCTCGGCAGCTGCCGCTCACTTACTTTTCCCCTTAACCGGGATGATATCATCAATTTGGCCATGGGCGGGCTGAAAAGAGGCACCTTTGAGGTCGCCTATGAAGTCCCGGGAAAAAGGATGGTTTTAGAAGCAACCGTTACCCGCTGCAAGAATGGTTTAGCCGTAAACTATCCGGAACCGTACATGCGGCGTCGCGACCCGGATTGTATGTTTGTTGCCGACGAGCGGGAAACAGACAAGGCCAGGTTTCAGGAGCACTTCAAACAGCCTTTTGAACCTCTCCGCCAAGAAACATTTCAATGGCTGCAAAAGCAGGACTTGGCCGTTATTTTCTTTACCATCGGATCGTTCGATGTCCAAAGCGGGCAGGGAGCGATGCTGATTGCTCCCCAAAATGCAGGATTCTTTGTCGGCGGACTGGCTGATCTGCAGGGAATGATCACTCCGGACCGTATTCCCGAAAACTTTCGCATCCGCAGTGTTATCTACCTGGCCCCGCCGTTTCGACATACCTATTTCAACGGCAAACAGGTTGTTGTGCATAACCGGCTTCCCGGGCTTCATGAAATTTTCTCCTTCAACCTCTATCCCGGTCCCAGTGCCAAAAAAGGCATTTACGGTGTGCTTCTTTCCATCGGCGAAGAAGAAGACTGGCCCACGCTTCACGGCTCTACGGTTCAGGTGGTTACACCGTATGACAATATAACCACGATTATGCATGAAGGAGCCAGCGGAGGCGGGAAAAGCGAAATGCTCGAATATGTCCATCGTCAGGAAGACGGCCGCTTGCTGCTGGGTACGAATGTCATAACCGGGGAACAGCGATTTCTGACTCTCAACCAGGCCTGCCGTCTCAACCCCGTAACCGACGATATGGCGATGTGCCTGCCCAATATTCAGAATGCAGGCGGTTATCTGCTGGCCAAGGATGCGGAGCAGGCCTGGTTTGTTCGGCTCAATCATATCCGCCGATATGGAATAGACCCTCATCTGGAAAGTATTACGATTCACCCGGGTGAACCCCTGATTTTCCTGAATCTTCAGGGAATCCCCGATGCGACGTGTCTGATTTGGGAGCATACAGAAGACAGTCCGGGCCATCCCTGTCCGAATCCGCGTGTTATTCTTCCTCGGCGGCTTGTCCCCGGTGCCGTAGAGGGTCCGGTTGAAGTGATGATTCGCAGTTTTGGGCTTCGCACACCGCCCTGCACGAAAGAACATCCAACCTACGGCATTGCCGGTTATCTTCATATTCTTCCGGCGGCTTTGGCCTGGCTGTGGCGGTTAGTCGCCCCTCGCGGATATTCCAATCCGAGCATCACAGATACGGAAGGAATGACCAGCGAAGGCGTCGGTTCCTATTGGCCTTTTGCCGCGGGACGGCTGGTGGACCACGCCAATTTACTTCTTCGTCAAATTCGTGCTACGCCGAAAGTTCGCTATGCCTTAATGCCCAACCAGCATGTCGGAGCATGGGAAGTCAGCTTTATGCCTCAATGGATTGGACGTGAATACCTCGGTCGAAGAGGTCTGGCCCGTTTCCAGCCCCATCAGCTTACCCCGGCGCGCTGTCCCCTTCTTGGTTATGCATTCAACTCAATGCAGGTTGAAGGAACTCCCATTCCTCTGATTTTCCTGCAGACACATACCCAGCCTGAAGTCGGACTGGAAGGATACGACGGCGGCGCCGAAATTCTGCGCAACTTTTTTGTTCAGGAACTTCAGAAATTCCGTCATCCCGACTTAGACCCGCTCGGAAAAGACATCATTGAATGCTGCCTGGACGGCGGAACTGTTCAGGACTATGATGCTCTGCTTTACGATGTTTTCTTCTGA
- a CDS encoding 3-hydroxyacyl-ACP dehydratase FabZ family protein, with the protein MRWIWIDKFLEFESGKRAVALKNVTLAEEHLHDHFPGFPVMPECLIIEAMAQTAGILVGQARNFQEKVILAKIKKAVFYHYVRPGDTITLHAQIESISPEAASTEGEIRRGQELIARISLMFSHIDKNLSGKRFPEENFVFTDTFCSLLDGFVQQESSEGRS; encoded by the coding sequence ATGCGATGGATTTGGATTGACAAGTTTCTTGAGTTTGAAAGCGGCAAACGAGCCGTGGCCCTCAAAAATGTCACGCTCGCTGAAGAACACCTGCACGACCATTTTCCGGGGTTTCCGGTGATGCCGGAATGTCTGATAATTGAGGCAATGGCCCAGACCGCCGGCATTCTGGTCGGACAGGCCCGGAATTTTCAGGAAAAAGTTATCCTGGCCAAAATCAAAAAGGCGGTCTTTTACCATTATGTTCGGCCTGGTGATACGATTACCCTTCATGCCCAGATTGAAAGCATCTCCCCGGAAGCTGCCAGCACCGAAGGGGAAATTCGCCGCGGACAGGAGCTGATCGCACGCATCAGCCTGATGTTCAGCCACATCGATAAAAACCTCTCCGGCAAGCGGTTCCCGGAAGAAAATTTCGTCTTCACCGATACCTTCTGTTCGCTGCTTGACGGATTTGTGCAGCAGGAATCTTCGGAGGGCCGCTCCTGA
- a CDS encoding ATP-dependent Clp protease ATP-binding subunit encodes MFERFTDRARKVMALANQEAQRFNHEYIGTEHILLGLVKEGSGVAANVLKNMDVDLKKLRLGIEKLVKSGPDMVTMGKLPQTPRAKKVIEYAIEEARALNHNYVGTEHILLGLLRETEGIAAQVLMNLGLKLEDVRQEVLNLLGAGVEDNSSYPAMGMKMNPSIPPSSAQSVKAKSKTPALDSFGRDLTELAAKDELDPVIGRQTEIERLVQILCRRTKNNPVLLGEAGVGKTAIVEGLAQRIVSHEVPEILRDKRLVVLDLAMMVAGTKYRGQFEERIKAVINEVRRAGNVILFIDELHTLVGAGGAEGAIDASNVLKPALARSEVQCIGATTFDEYRKYVEKDAALERRFQTIIVEPPSKEETVQILRGLRDRYEQHHRVRFTDEALYQAVELSSRYISGRCLPDKAIDVIDEAGARVRLKNMTPPPDLAEFEARIEKLQAEKDEAVRNADYERAAALRDDIQRILDEKAEVQRQWQEQNNDKVGVVDVDVVAEVVSKMTGVPLTRLEKEEAEKLLELEAELHKTVVSQDEAISAVAKAVRRSRSGLKDPNRPMGSFIFIGPSGVGKTLLARALAEFMFGDADALIQIDMSEYMEKHNVSRLVGAPPGYVGYEEGGQLTERIRRRPYAVLLLDEIEKAHSDVYNMLLQIMEEGRLTDSFGRHVDFKNVILIMTSNIGAELIKNQSGFGFGKRTEQANYEKMKELLDKEIERHFRPEFLNRLDAVIVFRPLTRENLQTIVDYELRKVFKRLIEHGLRLELDEAAKEFLINKGYNPEFGARPLRRAIERYIEDPISEDLLRGKFKGKKVIRITVQDEEHLRFEGIDGEEKAPEETAVVHTDTAGNTPAQ; translated from the coding sequence ATGTTTGAGCGTTTTACGGACAGAGCCAGAAAGGTGATGGCCTTGGCCAACCAGGAAGCTCAGCGTTTCAATCATGAATATATCGGGACAGAACATATTCTCTTGGGGTTGGTCAAGGAAGGCAGCGGGGTAGCCGCGAATGTTTTGAAGAACATGGATGTGGACCTCAAGAAGCTTCGACTGGGGATTGAAAAACTGGTCAAGAGCGGTCCCGATATGGTCACGATGGGCAAGCTGCCGCAGACTCCAAGAGCCAAAAAGGTCATCGAGTATGCGATCGAAGAGGCCCGCGCACTGAATCATAACTATGTGGGAACCGAGCATATCCTCCTGGGGCTTCTTCGCGAGACGGAGGGCATAGCGGCTCAGGTTCTGATGAATCTGGGTTTGAAACTGGAAGATGTACGACAGGAAGTGCTGAATCTGCTGGGAGCCGGAGTCGAGGATAACAGCAGCTATCCGGCTATGGGGATGAAAATGAATCCATCGATACCGCCTTCGTCCGCTCAGTCGGTCAAGGCCAAAAGCAAAACACCGGCGCTGGACAGCTTCGGTCGGGATTTGACGGAGCTGGCAGCCAAAGATGAACTGGACCCTGTGATAGGGCGGCAAACGGAAATCGAACGCCTGGTGCAGATTCTCTGCCGGCGTACGAAAAACAATCCTGTGCTGCTGGGTGAAGCCGGCGTCGGAAAGACGGCAATTGTGGAAGGGCTGGCCCAGCGGATTGTTTCGCACGAGGTGCCGGAGATTCTGCGGGATAAGCGTCTGGTTGTTCTGGACCTGGCGATGATGGTGGCCGGTACGAAATACCGCGGCCAGTTTGAGGAGCGCATCAAAGCCGTGATTAATGAAGTGCGCCGTGCCGGCAATGTCATTCTGTTCATTGATGAGCTTCATACGCTGGTGGGGGCCGGCGGGGCGGAAGGGGCCATCGATGCCTCCAACGTCCTGAAACCCGCTCTGGCACGCAGCGAGGTGCAGTGCATCGGTGCGACAACGTTTGATGAATACCGCAAATACGTAGAGAAGGATGCGGCGCTGGAGCGTCGTTTCCAGACGATTATTGTGGAACCTCCGAGCAAGGAGGAAACCGTGCAGATTCTCCGCGGACTGCGGGACCGCTACGAACAGCATCACCGCGTCCGGTTTACGGATGAGGCCCTTTATCAGGCGGTTGAGCTGTCCAGCCGGTATATTTCCGGGCGCTGCCTGCCGGATAAGGCCATTGATGTGATTGACGAGGCCGGGGCTCGTGTGCGTCTGAAGAATATGACGCCGCCGCCGGATTTGGCGGAATTCGAGGCCAGGATTGAAAAGCTTCAGGCCGAGAAAGATGAGGCCGTTCGAAATGCGGATTACGAACGGGCGGCGGCTTTGCGGGATGACATCCAGCGGATTCTGGATGAAAAGGCTGAAGTCCAGAGGCAGTGGCAGGAACAGAACAACGACAAGGTCGGTGTCGTGGATGTGGATGTTGTCGCCGAAGTGGTCAGCAAGATGACCGGCGTGCCGCTGACGCGTCTGGAGAAAGAAGAAGCTGAAAAACTGCTCGAACTGGAAGCCGAGCTGCACAAGACGGTGGTGTCTCAGGATGAGGCCATCAGTGCGGTGGCCAAGGCGGTGCGCCGAAGCCGCAGCGGACTGAAAGACCCGAACCGTCCGATGGGCAGCTTTATCTTCATTGGTCCCAGCGGTGTGGGCAAGACGCTTCTGGCCCGTGCATTGGCCGAATTTATGTTCGGCGATGCCGATGCGCTCATTCAGATTGATATGAGCGAGTATATGGAAAAGCACAACGTCAGCCGGCTGGTGGGGGCTCCGCCCGGGTATGTCGGCTACGAAGAAGGCGGTCAGCTGACCGAGCGAATCCGCCGTCGGCCGTATGCCGTACTGCTGCTGGATGAAATCGAGAAGGCCCACTCCGATGTGTACAATATGCTTCTGCAGATTATGGAGGAAGGCCGTCTGACGGACTCCTTCGGACGCCATGTCGATTTCAAGAACGTCATCCTGATTATGACCAGCAATATCGGCGCTGAGCTGATCAAGAACCAGTCCGGATTCGGCTTCGGCAAGCGGACGGAGCAGGCCAACTATGAAAAGATGAAAGAGCTGCTGGATAAGGAAATCGAACGGCACTTCCGTCCGGAATTCCTGAACCGTCTGGATGCGGTGATCGTCTTTAGGCCGCTGACGCGTGAAAATCTGCAGACGATTGTTGATTATGAGCTCCGCAAAGTCTTCAAGCGGCTCATTGAGCACGGCCTGCGTCTGGAGCTGGATGAGGCCGCCAAGGAGTTCCTGATTAACAAGGGGTATAATCCGGAGTTCGGGGCTCGCCCGCTGCGTCGGGCGATCGAACGGTACATTGAAGACCCGATTTCGGAAGACCTGCTGCGCGGGAAATTCAAAGGCAAAAAGGTCATCCGCATCACCGTGCAGGATGAAGAACATCTGCGGTTTGAAGGGATTGACGGGGAGGAGAAAGCCCCTGAGGAAACCGCTGTTGTGCATACAGATACAGCCGGCAATACGCCTGCTCAATAA
- a CDS encoding beta-ketoacyl-[acyl-carrier-protein] synthase family protein, whose product MAGRRVVITAVGAVSPLGLTSGQMWEGLLQGRCGIGRIRAFDPAKMPCQIAGEVPEYNIRDYVPKAYRKAAKLMCRDIELSVIAADEAVRASGLVTKAIDPEHPTLPSERTGIDFASGIISCELPEIAPSVAVSAENGRFDMKKWGREGIPTVTPLWLLKYLPNMLACHIGIIHDIQGPSNTITCGEVSSHIAISEGAEMIQRGHADIVLAGGGEAKVNPLLMVRQCLLKRSTFSGNHNPQAACRPFDAKADGSVFGEGAGVLILEDLDFAKKRGAAILAEYAGGASSAADTDDYIHLKNGGGLEIAVRQALEEARVRPEELDLIIPHGTAVPSDDRIEADVLQNVLGSAVSRVPVWPLKGQLSHAGSAAGALDLAAAVLAIRNQTIGAAFNLETPLDGCRLLFPKKAAAHPVRTVLCCGYSFGGQTAAVVLKRYEEKSE is encoded by the coding sequence ATGGCAGGACGCCGTGTGGTCATTACAGCCGTCGGAGCCGTCAGCCCCCTCGGATTAACCAGCGGTCAGATGTGGGAGGGTCTTCTGCAGGGTCGCTGCGGAATCGGGCGGATTCGAGCGTTTGACCCCGCGAAAATGCCCTGTCAGATTGCCGGCGAAGTCCCGGAATACAACATCCGGGACTATGTCCCCAAAGCCTATCGAAAAGCCGCCAAACTGATGTGCCGCGACATTGAATTGTCGGTGATTGCGGCCGATGAGGCCGTCCGGGCCTCCGGTCTGGTTACCAAAGCCATAGACCCGGAGCATCCGACCCTTCCGTCGGAAAGAACCGGCATTGATTTTGCCTCCGGAATCATCAGCTGTGAGCTGCCGGAAATTGCTCCTTCTGTGGCGGTTTCGGCGGAAAACGGACGGTTTGACATGAAAAAATGGGGTCGGGAAGGCATCCCGACCGTCACTCCCCTTTGGCTGCTCAAATACCTGCCGAATATGCTGGCCTGCCATATCGGAATCATTCACGATATCCAGGGCCCCAGCAATACCATCACCTGCGGCGAGGTCAGCTCGCATATTGCCATCAGCGAAGGGGCGGAAATGATTCAGCGCGGACATGCCGACATTGTCCTGGCCGGCGGCGGGGAAGCCAAAGTCAACCCGCTTCTGATGGTGCGTCAATGCCTGCTGAAGCGTTCCACTTTTTCGGGAAATCACAACCCGCAGGCGGCCTGCCGGCCTTTCGACGCCAAAGCCGACGGTTCGGTCTTCGGCGAGGGGGCGGGCGTGCTGATCCTCGAAGACCTCGATTTTGCCAAAAAACGCGGGGCCGCCATCCTGGCTGAATATGCCGGCGGGGCGTCCAGTGCTGCCGACACCGACGATTACATCCACTTGAAAAACGGGGGGGGGCTGGAAATTGCCGTCCGGCAGGCCCTCGAAGAGGCCCGCGTCCGACCGGAAGAGCTGGATTTGATTATCCCGCACGGAACGGCAGTTCCCTCGGATGACCGCATTGAAGCAGATGTGCTGCAAAATGTACTCGGCAGCGCCGTCAGCCGGGTGCCCGTCTGGCCCCTGAAAGGCCAGCTGAGCCATGCCGGCTCTGCCGCCGGTGCGCTGGACCTGGCGGCCGCTGTACTGGCCATCCGAAACCAAACCATCGGGGCCGCTTTTAATCTGGAAACTCCGCTGGACGGCTGCCGGCTTCTCTTCCCGAAAAAGGCCGCCGCACATCCTGTTCGAACCGTTCTCTGCTGCGGATACAGCTTCGGAGGCCAGACCGCCGCCGTCGTCCTGAAGCGATACGAGGAGAAATCAGAATGA
- the aroA gene encoding 3-phosphoshikimate 1-carboxyvinyltransferase, with product MKLHVYPSELSGMVSIPGSKSHTIRAVAIASLASGKSRIRFPLVSGDTLSAVSCYRILGAQIDTSNEKEWIIKGTAGKILNEHCSIDVGNSGTTLRLAMGSASLASPKAAIAMTGDEQIQTRPIGGLLQSLKDLGADGKCIKNNGCAPVEIRGTLKGGQTSIECFTSQFLSSLLLACPLAEKDSQINVLLLNEPDYARMTLDWLDRQGIRYENNGMKQFFIPGRQKYTSFDAPIPADFSSATFFLCAGALFGRDITLTGLDFTDSQPDKAVVDYLKQMGAHIEYSSEGVTISKSPLKGIDIDMNRTPDALPAMAVTAAFAEGTTRFLNVPQARKKETDRIACMAAELKKLGADVEELPDGLIVHGGKPLHSAHLNGRADHRIVMALSLAGMVLDGCTVIDTAEAMNVTFPTYVSLMQSLGARMNIFP from the coding sequence ATGAAACTTCACGTATATCCATCAGAGCTGTCAGGGATGGTTTCTATCCCTGGTTCCAAATCTCATACCATTCGTGCAGTCGCCATTGCTTCTTTGGCCTCCGGAAAAAGCCGGATTCGTTTTCCTCTTGTGTCCGGGGACACCTTAAGTGCTGTTTCTTGTTATCGAATTCTCGGCGCTCAAATAGACACTTCCAATGAGAAGGAATGGATAATCAAAGGGACTGCAGGAAAAATCCTTAACGAGCATTGCAGCATCGATGTCGGCAATTCGGGGACTACCCTTCGCCTGGCTATGGGGTCTGCCTCGCTGGCTTCCCCCAAAGCTGCTATTGCGATGACCGGCGACGAACAAATTCAAACAAGGCCCATCGGCGGTCTGCTCCAATCTTTGAAAGACCTCGGTGCCGACGGAAAATGTATCAAAAATAACGGATGTGCCCCTGTTGAAATCCGGGGTACGCTCAAAGGCGGGCAGACTTCGATTGAATGCTTTACCAGCCAGTTTTTATCTTCACTGCTCTTGGCCTGTCCTTTAGCCGAAAAAGACTCCCAAATCAACGTCCTACTGCTGAATGAACCGGATTATGCCAGGATGACCCTCGATTGGCTGGACCGCCAGGGCATCCGCTATGAAAACAACGGGATGAAACAGTTTTTTATTCCCGGCAGACAAAAATACACATCCTTTGATGCTCCGATTCCTGCAGATTTTTCCAGTGCAACCTTTTTTCTGTGTGCCGGTGCTCTCTTCGGCCGGGACATTACCCTGACCGGTCTGGATTTTACAGACAGTCAGCCCGATAAGGCCGTCGTGGATTACCTCAAACAAATGGGGGCTCACATTGAATATTCTTCCGAAGGGGTAACAATTTCAAAATCTCCCCTGAAAGGGATTGATATTGATATGAACCGCACACCGGATGCCCTGCCGGCAATGGCCGTCACTGCTGCATTCGCTGAGGGAACAACTCGTTTTCTGAATGTCCCTCAGGCCCGCAAGAAGGAAACAGACCGAATCGCCTGCATGGCCGCTGAACTGAAAAAACTCGGTGCCGATGTTGAAGAACTGCCGGATGGTCTCATCGTCCATGGAGGCAAACCTCTCCATTCCGCTCATCTGAACGGACGCGCGGACCACCGCATTGTAATGGCTCTCAGCTTAGCGGGAATGGTGCTGGACGGCTGTACAGTTATCGATACGGCTGAAGCAATGAATGTTACCTTCCCCACCTATGTTTCTCTTATGCAATCCCTCGGTGCACGGATGAATATTTTTCCCTAA
- a CDS encoding YgiQ family radical SAM protein → MGPKKDNCFLPASPQEMRALGWERPDIILITGDAYVDHPAFGVSLIGRWLQRHGFRVVILDQPDWRQVEPFRQFGPPRLFWGITSGCIDSRLAMYASMGHRRKKDDYSPGGRTDLRPDKPLAAYTARCREAFKGIPIVLGGLEASLRRLVHYDYVEDRLKRSILIEAKADLLVFGMAERQILQIARRLDAGQSLADLTDIPGIAYRLIGGLARPAEAVELPGWEDLRADSGLFMKAHLAYQKETHPMGRPVVQSQGQEIVVVNPPAEPLTEEEIDAVYALPFTRCWHPKYDKQGGIAALEPVRFSIATHRGCFGGCSFCSIYFHQGKFISSRSMESILQEAAAIAAHPDFKGTIQDIGGPTANMYGMQCGRKGRACGRSSCICPEVCPYLQADHRRLICLLEALRDWAKSQKRPVRMVVASGIRHDLALRDSRYLELLVREFVGGHLKVAPEHFCPDVLTLMNKPSFEVFEQFEKKFSEISRKAGKKQYLVPYFISGHPGCSTEEAVRLTDYLIRRNWKPRQVQDFVPIPLTLSTAMFVSGCSPQGKPIPIPKGLREKKLQFALLQYYDKANRKILEPFLKEKGLEQLRKQIGYIQDRFGIHSKADKAAHPFE, encoded by the coding sequence ATGGGTCCCAAAAAAGACAATTGTTTTTTGCCTGCCTCTCCGCAGGAGATGCGAGCCCTCGGATGGGAACGCCCGGACATCATCCTGATTACGGGGGATGCCTATGTGGACCATCCGGCTTTTGGTGTGTCTTTGATAGGCCGATGGCTTCAGAGACACGGGTTTCGGGTGGTGATACTGGACCAGCCGGACTGGCGGCAGGTCGAGCCGTTTCGGCAATTTGGGCCGCCGCGGCTGTTTTGGGGGATTACTTCCGGCTGCATTGACTCCCGGCTGGCGATGTACGCCTCAATGGGCCATCGACGGAAAAAGGATGATTACAGTCCGGGCGGCCGGACCGATTTGCGTCCGGACAAACCGCTGGCGGCTTATACAGCTCGCTGTCGGGAGGCCTTTAAGGGTATTCCGATTGTTTTAGGCGGGCTGGAGGCCAGTTTGAGGCGGCTGGTTCATTACGACTATGTGGAGGACCGGCTGAAGCGCTCCATTTTGATTGAGGCCAAGGCGGATTTGCTGGTTTTCGGAATGGCGGAACGGCAGATTCTCCAGATTGCCCGCCGGCTTGATGCCGGACAATCTTTGGCGGACTTGACAGACATTCCCGGAATTGCCTATCGGCTGATAGGGGGGCTCGCGCGGCCGGCGGAAGCAGTCGAACTGCCGGGGTGGGAGGACCTGCGGGCAGACAGCGGCCTTTTTATGAAAGCCCATCTGGCCTATCAAAAAGAAACCCATCCGATGGGACGGCCTGTGGTTCAAAGTCAGGGACAGGAAATAGTGGTCGTCAATCCGCCTGCCGAACCGCTCACGGAGGAGGAAATCGATGCCGTTTATGCCCTTCCGTTTACCCGATGCTGGCATCCCAAATATGATAAGCAGGGGGGCATTGCGGCCCTCGAGCCGGTTCGATTCAGCATTGCCACCCATCGAGGATGTTTTGGAGGGTGCAGTTTTTGTTCAATTTATTTTCATCAGGGCAAGTTTATTTCCAGCCGTTCGATGGAGTCGATTCTGCAGGAGGCGGCGGCCATCGCGGCCCATCCGGATTTTAAGGGCACGATCCAGGATATCGGAGGGCCAACCGCGAATATGTACGGGATGCAGTGCGGCAGAAAGGGCAGGGCTTGCGGACGAAGCAGCTGTATCTGTCCGGAGGTATGTCCCTATCTGCAGGCGGACCACAGGCGGCTGATTTGCCTGCTGGAGGCACTGCGAGACTGGGCAAAAAGCCAGAAACGACCGGTTCGGATGGTTGTGGCCTCCGGCATTCGACACGATTTGGCCTTAAGGGATAGCCGATATCTTGAATTGCTCGTGCGGGAGTTTGTGGGCGGGCATCTGAAAGTGGCTCCGGAGCATTTTTGCCCGGATGTCCTGACTTTGATGAATAAGCCGTCTTTTGAGGTTTTTGAGCAGTTTGAAAAAAAGTTTTCAGAGATATCCAGAAAGGCGGGAAAAAAGCAATATCTGGTTCCCTATTTCATCAGCGGCCATCCTGGCTGCAGTACGGAAGAGGCCGTTCGGCTGACGGACTACCTGATTCGACGAAACTGGAAACCCCGACAGGTTCAGGATTTTGTGCCGATTCCGCTGACCCTTTCAACGGCCATGTTTGTGAGCGGCTGTTCCCCGCAGGGCAAGCCGATTCCTATTCCAAAAGGACTTCGGGAAAAGAAGCTCCAATTTGCGTTGCTGCAATATTATGATAAGGCGAACCGGAAAATCCTCGAGCCGTTTCTCAAAGAAAAAGGGCTCGAGCAGCTGCGAAAGCAAATCGGGTACATCCAGGATCGGTTCGGCATTCACTCCAAAGCCGACAAGGCGGCACACCCCTTCGAATGA
- a CDS encoding PaaI family thioesterase produces the protein MEKGREVFQKDAFARLCGVELLEAGEGTARARLVIRPEHLNAVGIVHGAAIFTLADAVFAAAANSYDHVAVAININISYLKAVSGGVLYAKAEERNREGRIGSYLITITDEEGQTSAVFEGLVYRKLRNG, from the coding sequence ATGGAGAAAGGCAGGGAGGTTTTCCAGAAGGATGCATTTGCCCGCCTATGCGGGGTTGAGCTGCTGGAGGCCGGGGAAGGGACGGCCCGTGCCCGTCTGGTGATTCGTCCGGAGCATCTGAATGCCGTCGGAATCGTTCACGGAGCGGCGATTTTCACGCTGGCGGATGCGGTTTTTGCCGCTGCCGCCAACTCCTATGACCATGTCGCGGTGGCCATCAATATCAACATTTCCTATCTGAAGGCCGTCAGCGGAGGCGTCCTTTATGCGAAGGCCGAGGAACGGAATCGGGAAGGCCGAATCGGCAGTTATTTGATTACCATAACGGATGAGGAGGGCCAAACCTCCGCTGTCTTTGAAGGCCTGGTTTATCGGAAGCTTCGGAATGGTTGA